Below is a genomic region from Spirosoma radiotolerans.
TTGACACAATAGAACTACCAATTGGGAGTAATTACAAAGATGATTTTATGCGGGAAATAGGCATTCGAAGTCAAAACTAGTTAATCGTTGTGACGCTTACCGAAACACATCTATAGCTACAAACCTGTGTACGAAAACGGCGTTATAGCGCGTAGTTCGGCCTTTACAGCATCAGAGACGTTTAACTCGTCAATAAATTGGCTGATCGTTTGTGCCGTAATCTTCTGATTCGTGCGGGTCAGGGCTTTAAGCGCTTCGTAGGGTTTGGGATAGCCTTCACGACGGAGAATGGTCTGGATACCTTCGGCAACGACGGCCCAGTTTTCTTCCAGGTCGGCCGCAATGGCAGCAGGGTTTAGCTCCAGTTTGCTCAGCCCTTTCAACAAGGATTTCAGCGCAATAACCGAATGGGCGAACGGAACGCCAATGCTTCGTAATACCGTCGAATCAGTCAGATCGCGCTGAAGCCGGGAAATCGGAAGCTTGCCGGATAAGTGTTCGAACAAGGCATTGGCAATACCCAGGTTACCCTCTGAGTTCTCAAAATCAATGGGATTGACCTTGTGCGGCATCGCCGAAGAGCCCACCTCTCCTTCTTTCAATTTCTGCTTAAAGTAGTTCATGGAGACATACGTCCACACATCACGGTCAAGGTCGATGAGGATGGTATTCAAACGCTTGAAGGCATCGAGCGTAGCGGCCAGCATGTCGTAATGTTCAATCTGGGTCGTAAACTGGCTGCGAACCATGCCCAAGCCTTCTACAAAGGTATCCCCAAACTTCTTCCAGTCGTCTTTAGGATAAGCAACCATATGGGCATTGAAATTGCCTGTTGCGCCCCCAAATTTGGCGGCCGTTGGTATGGTCGACAAAAGCTGGAGTTGCTTTTCTATTCGCTCTACAAACACCAGGAGTTCTTTGCCCAAACGCGTCGGGGAAGCGGGTTGGCCATGGGTGCGGGCGAGCATGGCAACGTCTTTCCATTGTTCAGCCAACACCTGCAATCGCATAAATACATCCCGATAGAGCGGAACGATCTCTGTATCGAGGGCGTCGCTCAGAAGCAGTGGAATCGCCGTATTATTAATATCCTGTGAGGTTAGCCCGAAGTGGACAAACTCCAGAAAAGGCTCCACAGACGAGCCTTCCAGCTTTTCTTTTATAAAGTATTCAACAGCTTTAACGTCGTGATTGGTCGTTTTCTCAATTTCCTTTATGCGCAACGCATCACCCTCTGTGAAGTTTTCATAAAGCGCCCGCAACGCTGGAAACTGCGACCGATCCACACCGGCCAGTTGGGGAACCTGCCACTCGCAGAGCGCAATGAAATACTCGATCTCAATGCGAACGCGGTAATGAATTAAGCCCAATTCAGAAAAATAAGGGGCTAGAGCGTCAACCTGGGACCGGTACCGACCGTCGACTGGCGAGATCGCCGTTAATGCAGATAAATTCATGTTTATGATAAATGTATGATGTATGATAGAGGGTATATGACGGATGATATAGATCAGCTTTCCATGTATCATACAGCATATACTTATATCATACCCTTCTTAAAACGGGTTTAGATACAGGCCAACCCCTATCCACGATGTTTGTTGTTGTTCATACTGGCTATAAGGCCGGAAACCGGAATAGCCTTCCAGCAGAAACGTCAGGTTATTTTGTGTACGGCCCAACTCAATACCAATGCCGCCATGAATACCGGGCCGAAAATCCGTCTGCTGCCAGAATTTAATATCAACACCACCTACCAGACGAGCCGCACTAGCCGAAGGCTTTTTATAGAATGCACCCAACTGAGCGCTCATCAGCTTACGTTCTTCCGCTTTCCGCAACACAATGCCTAGCCCACCATATAAACGCCAGTTATCAACCACACGACTGTAGGTAGCGTCTAGCTGTTCATAGTTGACTGAATTAGGCGATGGAGCGGTCAGTTTATTTCGGTAGATATAGTCGTCGCCCAGGTGAGAAGAGATGTGATAAACCCGAAACCGGTAGTTGTTTTCACCCCGGCGAACATTGTAAATAATGCTGATTTTATAATCAGTATTCATGATTTGCCGACGGGCTTTATCCTGTACATCGTCATGATAAGCCTCAA
It encodes:
- the purB gene encoding adenylosuccinate lyase gives rise to the protein MNLSALTAISPVDGRYRSQVDALAPYFSELGLIHYRVRIEIEYFIALCEWQVPQLAGVDRSQFPALRALYENFTEGDALRIKEIEKTTNHDVKAVEYFIKEKLEGSSVEPFLEFVHFGLTSQDINNTAIPLLLSDALDTEIVPLYRDVFMRLQVLAEQWKDVAMLARTHGQPASPTRLGKELLVFVERIEKQLQLLSTIPTAAKFGGATGNFNAHMVAYPKDDWKKFGDTFVEGLGMVRSQFTTQIEHYDMLAATLDAFKRLNTILIDLDRDVWTYVSMNYFKQKLKEGEVGSSAMPHKVNPIDFENSEGNLGIANALFEHLSGKLPISRLQRDLTDSTVLRSIGVPFAHSVIALKSLLKGLSKLELNPAAIAADLEENWAVVAEGIQTILRREGYPKPYEALKALTRTNQKITAQTISQFIDELNVSDAVKAELRAITPFSYTGL